The Solibacillus sp. FSL R7-0682 genome includes a window with the following:
- a CDS encoding 5' nucleotidase, NT5C type, giving the protein MKFGFDIDDTLIDLRRHAFHLYNKKLGQSVGIDVFEAILTVEIHEAFGLTGEQGNQMWKDTMEEIYFTDCPSYEYAKEVLNKLAEEGHEIYYITSRPKKFCQQTREWVKAQGFPVVDERFYCGMQDHEKIDIIKDLALDVYVDDKPAVLNTLADSKTVAIVKNQSYNQQLSFPRLVNWQQFESLWKTP; this is encoded by the coding sequence ATGAAATTTGGTTTTGATATTGATGATACACTAATTGATTTACGTCGACACGCGTTTCATTTGTATAACAAGAAATTAGGGCAATCAGTAGGGATTGACGTATTTGAAGCGATTCTTACAGTTGAAATTCACGAGGCATTTGGTTTAACTGGTGAGCAAGGAAACCAAATGTGGAAAGATACTATGGAAGAGATCTATTTCACTGACTGCCCAAGCTACGAATACGCGAAGGAAGTACTAAATAAGCTTGCGGAAGAAGGACATGAAATTTACTATATTACTTCGCGTCCTAAAAAATTTTGTCAGCAGACGCGTGAATGGGTGAAAGCTCAAGGCTTCCCTGTAGTGGATGAGCGCTTTTACTGTGGTATGCAAGACCATGAAAAGATCGACATTATTAAAGATTTAGCACTGGATGTGTATGTAGATGATAAACCTGCTGTTTTAAATACTTTAGCAGATTCGAAAACAGTAGCGATTGTAAAAAATCAATCCTACAATCAACAGTTATCATTCCCAAGATTAGTGAATTGGCAACAATTTGAATCATTGTGGAAAACACCTTAA
- the ribD gene encoding bifunctional diaminohydroxyphosphoribosylaminopyrimidine deaminase/5-amino-6-(5-phosphoribosylamino)uracil reductase RibD, which yields MMTDRNYMQLALDLAASAKGNTNPNPLVGAVLVKDGVIVGTGLHRKAGEPHAEVHAFRMAGEHAKGATLYVTLEPCSHYGKTPPCANLVKESEVARVVVAMEDPNPSVAGRGIQLLRDAGIEVEVGILDEEARKLNERFIHNMLTERPFVVSKFAMTLDGKIAAHNGHSQWITAEAARADVHQLRHEVDGILVGVQTVLNDNPKLTTRLPDGNGRNSIRVILDSSLKTPLDAHVSNTTEARTVIVTSFDADAKKAEALEKQGIIIIRVKQTERGLDIESTLKALYQVGITHLLVEGGGAVNASFLRSGFIDQYIIYIAPKVLGGKNSITPFSGEDVDSIDLAQTLQFDEVVRIGEDIRITAYPKQVER from the coding sequence ATGATGACAGATCGTAACTATATGCAGTTAGCACTTGATTTGGCAGCAAGTGCAAAAGGAAATACAAACCCAAATCCTCTTGTAGGGGCTGTGCTTGTAAAAGATGGTGTAATTGTAGGGACTGGGTTACACCGTAAAGCAGGTGAGCCACATGCAGAGGTTCATGCATTTCGTATGGCTGGAGAGCATGCAAAGGGAGCAACCCTTTATGTAACACTAGAACCTTGCTCTCATTATGGAAAAACACCTCCTTGTGCAAATTTAGTTAAGGAATCCGAAGTTGCGCGGGTTGTTGTGGCAATGGAAGACCCAAATCCTTCTGTTGCGGGACGTGGCATTCAGCTTTTACGTGATGCAGGAATTGAAGTAGAAGTTGGCATACTGGATGAAGAAGCAAGAAAACTAAACGAACGCTTCATCCATAATATGTTAACGGAGCGTCCGTTTGTTGTCTCGAAATTTGCAATGACTTTGGACGGTAAAATTGCAGCGCATAATGGGCATTCACAGTGGATTACAGCAGAAGCAGCGCGTGCGGATGTCCATCAATTGCGCCATGAAGTGGACGGTATTTTAGTTGGTGTTCAAACAGTATTAAATGATAATCCAAAATTAACAACACGTCTCCCTGATGGCAATGGTCGAAATTCTATACGAGTTATATTAGATAGTTCGTTAAAAACACCGTTAGATGCGCATGTTAGCAATACAACTGAGGCACGTACAGTGATTGTTACTTCCTTTGATGCTGATGCCAAAAAGGCCGAGGCATTAGAAAAGCAAGGGATCATCATTATACGCGTCAAACAAACAGAGCGAGGATTAGACATCGAATCAACATTAAAAGCGCTTTATCAAGTAGGGATTACGCATTTATTAGTTGAAGGTGGAGGTGCAGTCAATGCGTCCTTTTTACGTAGCGGCTTCATTGACCAATATATTATTTACATTGCACCGAAAGTACTTGGAGGGAAAAATTCGATTACACCCTTTAGTGGAGAAGATGTCGATTCAATTGATTTAGCGCAAACACTACAATTTGATGAGGTCGTCCGGATTGGCGAAGACATACGTATTACAGCTTATCCTAAGCAGGTGGAAAGATGA
- a CDS encoding GTP cyclohydrolase II — MNMKDTMDILRDKMKLVARNDSQNLALVGPVKLPIKQGDFEATFNWYSWLPTERSLTKEQVIGSLQEMNLAFGQQSSVLVYGDFEHQEEALIRMHSICHTGDIFGSQRCDCGYQLHESMKMIVEHGCGAIFYLADHEGRGIGLFTKSLAYLLQEQDYDTVQANHALGFEDDTRSYEDAIKILEALRTKTVTLITNNPKKLAALQAHGLSVDGHIPLWGGLTKNNAHYLQTKVEKSGHIGNVEKLFV; from the coding sequence ATGAATATGAAAGATACTATGGATATTTTAAGAGATAAAATGAAACTTGTCGCGCGAAACGACTCGCAAAACTTAGCGTTAGTCGGACCGGTAAAATTACCGATTAAACAAGGGGATTTTGAAGCGACTTTTAATTGGTATTCTTGGCTGCCAACAGAACGTTCGTTAACAAAAGAACAAGTTATTGGTTCATTACAGGAGATGAACTTAGCATTCGGTCAACAGTCTTCTGTACTCGTTTATGGCGATTTTGAACATCAGGAAGAGGCCCTTATTCGTATGCATAGTATTTGTCATACAGGCGATATTTTTGGTTCACAACGATGTGATTGTGGTTATCAATTACACGAATCAATGAAAATGATAGTCGAGCATGGTTGTGGAGCGATTTTTTATTTAGCAGATCATGAAGGTCGTGGCATTGGATTATTCACAAAATCTTTAGCGTATCTTTTACAAGAACAAGATTATGATACGGTACAAGCAAATCATGCGCTTGGTTTTGAAGATGATACACGCTCATACGAAGATGCAATCAAGATTTTAGAGGCACTGCGTACGAAGACCGTAACACTCATTACAAATAATCCGAAAAAATTAGCAGCATTACAAGCACACGGTTTATCTGTAGATGGACACATCCCACTTTGGGGTGGATTAACAAAAAATAATGCACACTATCTACAAACTAAAGTAGAAAAATCAGGTCATATCGGAAATGTAGAAAAGCTATTTGTTTAA
- a CDS encoding FAD-dependent monooxygenase yields the protein MNRKVDVCIVGGGPGGALLANLLAKKNVSVLLIERTGDFAKAFRGEHLNEEGEMVLKQHDLYDKIEQLGLLKMETLEYWQHGECIKTIFPDKQVGHLGIHVPQAHLLEAILEQAKTYEHFDYLLNTSVKELIQNEQGQYTAVHAVQNGEEFIIESQLIIGADGRYSTIRKKANLDVTIRDHGYDLLWARIPAPDNWMPSIKMALVEGMQISLFTQAKGLVQIGWNIEKGSFSSLRKQPFTPFIEKLEQAFPQLASAVRDHIQSWQDFILLDVFSSTSEQWGKDGVILIGDAVHTMTPTGAFGLNSALMDAHILAQMLTKDQSFDFVSCATKRKSEIAKIQAIQIEKEQKFHEAFVVYS from the coding sequence ATGAATCGAAAGGTAGATGTTTGTATTGTAGGTGGAGGCCCAGGTGGTGCATTACTTGCAAATTTATTAGCAAAAAAGAACGTGTCTGTTTTATTAATTGAACGGACAGGAGATTTTGCGAAAGCCTTTCGTGGGGAACATTTAAATGAAGAAGGCGAAATGGTATTAAAACAACATGATTTGTATGATAAAATTGAGCAACTTGGTTTGTTGAAAATGGAAACACTTGAATATTGGCAACATGGGGAGTGTATTAAAACGATTTTCCCTGATAAACAGGTTGGTCATTTAGGAATTCATGTACCACAAGCGCATCTATTAGAGGCAATACTTGAACAGGCAAAAACATATGAGCATTTTGACTATTTATTAAATACGTCGGTGAAAGAATTAATACAAAATGAACAAGGACAATATACTGCTGTTCATGCTGTTCAAAATGGTGAAGAATTCATTATTGAGAGTCAATTAATAATTGGTGCTGACGGACGATACTCAACAATTCGTAAAAAAGCGAATTTAGATGTGACAATACGAGACCATGGCTACGATTTATTATGGGCACGCATTCCAGCGCCAGACAATTGGATGCCCTCTATTAAGATGGCGTTAGTTGAAGGTATGCAAATTTCATTGTTCACCCAAGCTAAAGGCTTGGTTCAAATTGGCTGGAACATTGAAAAGGGTAGCTTTTCTTCACTTCGAAAACAACCTTTTACCCCATTCATCGAAAAGCTTGAACAAGCATTTCCACAGCTCGCTTCAGCTGTAAGAGATCATATACAGTCGTGGCAGGATTTTATTTTGCTCGATGTTTTTAGTAGTACAAGTGAGCAATGGGGGAAAGATGGTGTCATTTTAATCGGTGACGCGGTGCACACAATGACCCCAACTGGCGCATTTGGATTGAATAGTGCTTTAATGGATGCGCATATTTTAGCGCAAATGCTAACGAAGGATCAATCATTTGATTTTGTATCCTGTGCAACAAAACGGAAATCGGAAATCGCAAAAATTCAAGCAATACAAATAGAAAAAGAGCAAAAGTTTCACGAGGCTTTTGTCGTATATAGTTAG